In one window of Lewinella sp. 4G2 DNA:
- a CDS encoding glycosyltransferase family 4 protein has product MSRRIVLVGNTSWSMYNFRMPLFKLLREHDYEVHIVAPADEFGQRLEETGFTFHPIKIDNKGSNPLADLTTLRAFRQIYRRILPDIVVHYTIKPNIYGTLAAARLGIPSIAITTGLGQIFNERSVRSQVAKSLYKYAFRKPERVLFLNGDDRDIFVTNKIVPNGSITKVLRGEGIDTANFVRKSPLPTGQRSFVLIGRLLWPKGVGEFVAAARTLKAKYPDVAFNILGFVNPQDPTSVSLEDLDQWEVEGIINYLGSTDDVASFIEKTTCVVLPSYYREGVPRTLMEAASMATPIITTDNVGCREVVDHGENGLLVPVKDAEALANAMERIILANPEDLLAMGRAGRKLMEDQFSIETINGELIELFDSILTKSGR; this is encoded by the coding sequence GTGAGTAGACGAATCGTTCTAGTAGGTAATACATCCTGGAGCATGTACAATTTTCGCATGCCGCTATTCAAGCTCCTGCGTGAGCACGATTATGAGGTGCACATCGTCGCTCCAGCCGATGAATTTGGCCAGCGGTTGGAAGAAACCGGCTTTACTTTTCACCCAATTAAGATTGATAACAAGGGTAGTAATCCGCTGGCTGATCTCACTACTTTGAGAGCTTTTCGACAGATCTACCGGCGAATTTTGCCGGATATAGTCGTCCATTACACGATTAAACCCAACATCTACGGAACCCTCGCCGCTGCTCGTTTGGGTATCCCGAGTATAGCCATTACTACGGGGCTTGGGCAGATTTTTAATGAACGAAGCGTCAGGTCTCAGGTGGCTAAAAGCCTCTACAAATACGCTTTTCGTAAACCTGAAAGAGTTCTTTTTTTGAATGGTGACGACCGGGATATCTTTGTAACCAATAAAATCGTACCTAACGGTAGTATTACGAAGGTCTTAAGGGGGGAAGGAATCGATACGGCAAATTTTGTTAGAAAATCACCACTACCTACTGGGCAAAGGTCCTTTGTTTTAATCGGAAGGCTACTTTGGCCGAAGGGGGTAGGAGAATTCGTGGCTGCTGCTCGAACACTCAAAGCAAAGTATCCGGACGTAGCGTTCAATATTTTGGGCTTCGTCAATCCGCAAGACCCTACGAGCGTAAGTCTTGAGGACCTTGACCAATGGGAAGTCGAAGGAATAATCAACTACCTGGGTTCGACCGACGATGTTGCCAGTTTCATCGAAAAAACGACCTGCGTCGTTCTTCCTTCGTATTACCGGGAAGGCGTCCCGAGGACGTTGATGGAGGCAGCTAGCATGGCAACACCCATAATAACCACTGACAACGTTGGGTGCCGGGAAGTAGTGGATCACGGAGAAAATGGGCTATTGGTGCCAGTCAAAGATGCCGAAGCCTTGGCCAATGCTATGGAGCGCATCATACTGGCAAATCCGGAAGATTTGTTGGCCATGGGCCGGGCCGGCCGCAAGCTGATGGAGGATCAATTTTCTATTGAAACCATCAATGGCGAACTCATTGAATTATTCGACTCGATACTGACGAAATCCGGCAGATAA